ctatttatttgaaattttaatattttaaaaatgttaataaaaaaacttgaaagcTTAATCTAATAATATCCAAAATTCAAcctattttttgttaaaataaaataaattaaaaacccaaaatttatatgaataattGAGAACCAAACTTAATTATTGTAGATGATTCGAGAACTCTAAAAAACACGACTTAACTAACCAAACCGAACTTAGCCATATCTTTGGCTGCTAATATGGAGATGGAAAAGGGAACAAGCATTCCCAGAACTTGAGTAACAAGACAACATACAATAACAACATGATGCAAAGGAAAAACTGAGTAGTACAAGCATATAATATGATGTTGTGTAATCCAATCCAACCATTCAAACTACAAAGGACTGTCTTTATCTAATGAAAGTGCGTATATTGTGGTGATATATATAGTTTCTCTATATGATCAAGTAATGGAGTATGGTCAATTTCTTATCCTCTGCAAATGAATAACAATGTCGTAACCAGAAGCTTGGTGCTTATAACAAGTAAAAAGCCGCCATCACAAGGAATAAAACGTGATAAATTAGACCAATCTTGGAAGCCACACTGGCTGCACCAGTAGCTGGCGAATAGCTTCCTTCAGGTGTGCCTGTTGTGAGAACAACTACTATCCAGTCTCCATCGGAACCAATCCCAACTCCTGTATACTTGGTGTCATTGAGGTTATCATTATACTGAGACTGTGTAAAGTTAGTGAGTACAAGATTTGGAACTAGGTTAGGAACACAAGCAGGCATTACTGCTCCATCCCTTGTGTTGGAGACATTCAAATGGCATTTGGCCAGAAGGTTTGGGTAGTTGGCAAACTGCGGTTCAGTGCCTGGAACGGTGTTGGCACCGGTGGAGTTTGTGCAAGGTTGGTTCTTAAATTGATCTGCTAGTTCATCAGCAAGGCACTCGGCATTGTCATTTTTCTTCAGAATTGTCAAGTTCAATGAAGCCCGGTAATCGTTTATGCCTTTAAGAAGATTATCCTCCTCATCTGTAAATGGTCAAGAATAAAGTCGGTGATTACATATAATATTTGACTGCCATTTCGTATTAGAAAGAATAAACAAAAAAGTTCTATTTTGGGTGTGAACCAAAATGCAAAGAAGATCGATTTTCTTCGCCtcttgaaacaaaaagaaaatcataGTTACATGGCAGAAAATTTCCAGCAAAATAAGTTTATATCCTCCCATGTAGCTAAATTGCTGAACAGCTAAACATCAGAAAGATCCAGTACTGCAACTCATGAAGTTACTCAAAATTCAAACCAAGTAATCCATACAAAAGCCAAATCTCATCAGTCAGCTTAGGATATCAGAGAGAAAACAACATTTTTATTCAAAGGGGAAACCATACAGGCTAATAAAACCCAGATTTCTAGCTATATGACTGCACTCTAGACCCTCCAAACAAAGTCAATCTGAACCCGCATCTAATTCAAATTTGATGGCTCATATTAGCCATAGTTATGATGGTCAGAGCTCAAGGTTAGGTTTAGGACTGTAATACAGCTGAGTCAAAAATCGGATCCAGCTCAGTTAAGTACCATTTTTTGAGATAGAGCTTTGCTCTAGATGAAATCGAACTATTTTTCATACAGGAAGGACAACTTGAAATCTGCATTCTGCTGGAACAGTGAGTCCGAAAATTCTAAGACATATTACATGAAAAATTAGGGAAgtgtttaggtttagggttaacAAAAGGCGAATCCAAAATTCCAAGACATATTACTCCAATTTGGGTGTGAGTATTTCACGAAGATTTTCATGTACTTAAAGAGCTTTTGGTAGAACATATCTACGTACCCATGTCCGGAAATGCTTTAGATATAGATACTTCAAGAGAAAATAAGAGTCAGAGCATGATCTTCTCAACAAGAAACCAAAGATACCAAATAAgcattatacatgtatatgtttaAGAATGGGCAGATCAAGTCATTATTTGGAGATCAAACTGCCATATAATTTTTATCAAGAACTAGAGGTGGGATCAACAGCAACTATCCACAAGTAAAAGGATCTGTGAAGTTGAAACTTGAAAAGAcactaaaaaaaactataaacaaACAGAATCTTCAATTACATTAAGTTAATTGCTAGCAAAATAAGAATAGAAAATTCTACTACAAGCATCCAATTGAAATCTAAAATGGGTTCATGTACATGGAAGTACCAAGTCCGAAAGAGCAAAAAAAATCTACATTGAATAACCATATAAAcaagcaaaaaaaaatatttatatccaATTCCAAAACCCAATTAGCAAATAAGAAGAAATATACAGAAAAGAAACCCCCCCCCACACCCACAAGTTGAAAGCTGAAAACAAAATTTGCTTAAGCAACAAAAAGAAAGGCAGATCCagagttaaaaaaaaaggaaagggagGTTACCAGTGTCGCAGGAGACAAGGGAGTTGAgggagagaaaggaaaggaggagCAATGAGAAGAAAAGGGAGAGCTTTGAAAATGCCATTGGGTTGAGGGTGAGATTGATGAATGATGGGAGTTTGAATTAAAAATGGGATATGAGAAAGAAGAATTTGGAAGACCGAATGTAGCTGTCGCACCACTCCTTCAATTCAACAACCGGTAAGTAGAGtgtttcatgatttttttttttaattataggcGCTTGGAACCAATTCTATTTCCGTCGAAGTGGGCATTTAGATAAACTTAGAGAAACTTTTTCCAAGAACCGTAAGTACAAAATAAAAATCTAACATGACATTATTCattatgataatatatttattaaattttaaaaaaattaaaataactaaattagaATATAAACACCTATATTGTCCGTGACGTAATTTTGAAAATACGTAGGAGTTGAGAACAAAacctgttttattattataaacttaaataaatattaaaaattatattactttttatagttaaatttaaatataatattaatttattataaaaattgtaattcGAGATGTACTAAACCAAGTCAATTAAAATTCTGTATTGTTAAACTTAAAACAAAGTTTTATATAGTGTAATTCTAGTCCGACATGATTTGGTAGAAATAATttttggggtaaattataccaacAACCACTTAATTTTGGAGTAATTGacaaaataatttcataagtttaattttagtcactcaactttagaaaaataacaaaacaatcacTAACGTTATCAAAAAGTGATAAATTAGTCACTTATTAACATTTTTCGTTACTTCTTAATTGGACCactgatgtggcaagttaactagctAATGTGGCCAATTAACTTACCATGTTGGAAATCCAATTAACCCGATTAGTTGACGTGGCAGATTGACATGAAAtttacccaaaatttacctaaaagaGGGGCCCTGGATGGgaaaaaaattgggaaatttttTTTGGCAAACGGAACTTGGAAAAGCTCTTGGCTACCATGAAGCTTGGTCTTTTTCTATGGTagtgaaaattaaaaattgacaGCAAAAATGTTGAGGCTGGCATAAAAAAGGTTCCTTGAGGTTGGCATCACAGCCTGTTCATCGGCACCGGTTTGGTCGGAGCTCCTGCTTTTGGCAATGCTATGAAGCTTCAAATCAAAATCAatgacaaaataataaaaatcaacaaaaacaaaaataccgAATATCAAGTATCCAaaatcaaaacaacaaaaaaggaaCAAGAATCCCAAATTGGTATCATCAAAAgagagaagtaaaaaaaaaacaaaaaaacaaaaactaaaaaaaggaGAATCAAAACAGAAGAAACCCACACCCATCTCACGTTTTGCAAGTTGGAGAAGTCAAGCCACTTGTTCGATGATCCGAGTGGTCAAGAGTAATGGTTGGTCGAAGAAAAGCTGTGGTCGGAATATAGTGGTGATCAGATGGTGGACAGCGAAGATCTGTTGAAGCCTTGTTTGAAGCTTTAAGGTCTTAATCTTGGGATTTTGAAGGCATTTGGTGATGATGATTGGCCAAAGAAGGCCATGAACGACGACTACTAGagttaagaaaaagaaaaagagaggagaagaagagaagaaaaaaagggaTCGAGATTCAACAGATAGTAGCGAATTACGTGGTCGCTCCACCTTGAAGGAACAAAATGGTCGTAGCTAGGGTAtgtccatttcttcttcttctttttcttcttcttatcctctcctttttttttccttctttcctaCTGCCCAACTAGGGTTGTAAGACTATTTAAACGATAGCTAACCCTCAGTTAAATGCCATGTCACTTTTTCGTTACGTCTATAACAGAAAATGATTAAAaggactgttttgttattttttgaaaattgagtaACTAAATTGAAACtagagtgactgttttgtcagctacatcaaagttgagtgactgttggtgcaatttaccttaatttttaatgcataatgatttttttatcttccaactatataaaaaaaagtccTTTTAGTCCATataatttttccttctttttttattttatttttgaacttgtattttttgtcaaatcaccgcAAATGAACGAAAATGTTAACATTTGTTAGCTTTGTTGATGTAGCATACACATGTATTGCCACTTAAATGACATgccatcaattaattaatttttaaaatttttaaaaatatttaaaaatatttttataaattttaataattttaaataattttaattttcaaaatatttttataattttttgaatttttaaaaaattaattaaatgttgatgtttCATCCACGTGGCAATTCACATGTATGTAGTGTCAACTAGGGATGAGCAAAATCTAATTCTGTTAGAAAaacttgataaaaaatttaaattttgaattaaatagttcaaattatttgagttaatcaagttattcggacCAACTCAGATAAAAAGTTAAGTTttttggtttaactcgaatatgaattacacaattcgagttattgGAAAATCCGattaagaaaagacaaaactatgtcgttttgataaatgcttgctttttttaagttaaaagtcaaaaaaaacaaaactatgtcgttttaataaatgtttgcccattaagttaaaaggcaaaactatgtcgttttaataaatgtttgcccattaagttaaaaggcaaaactattATATTGTTCATctagttaaataatcttatacttctctactagttaaataatcagttTATGTAAACGcaatattgagtataaataataagattcgttaactcgactcgacttgaCTTGAAATTATTTGACTTGACTCGctttgattcgaaaaaaattcaaattaaatttgattgctaaaataggattcgtcaactcgactaactcaaatttttttgacttgattcaaatctactcgatcgaatactcacccctagtgTAAGAAAAGTTAACAAAAATTAACGTTTCTACTCATGGCCAGTTCAACAAgaaatacatatttaaaaattaaataaaaagttaaaatatatatatttttttataaaagtagaGGGTAAATAAATATTTTGCCTTGTTTTAATAGAAATGTTAGACGTTTGAAAGCATTGTTTCACCAAGCAGTGAATGACACAGATAGCAACGAAACTTGATTAACGACCacgttttaataaaaaaactcttttttcttttgtacTTGTTCTTTTAAAAgtttgtatttatgttttttttctttcttttatataatgaattctaggtataataataaatttcactgtttgcatttttttatcatttgataattatttattctttaactaaatttagttattaaccttttaaaaaaaattcaatcattttttaataaaaatgctgacaaaacattaaaattttaatgttattgaCATGATACTTGCACAGTGGCTCACatgtattttatgttaatatgacaatatttgttttatgtgacatatcaacaaataatttaaaaattaaaaaaatattcaaaaaataataattcataattcataaaaaatagcATGAAATACTCATGTATTGTCATGTAGACTACCATGTGTtagtatttctattaaaaaaatcaattcaactctttttgaaaggtaaatagtcaaattcaactcttttaaaAAGGTTTGAGCCAAAGTttgataaaaaaagaataaatgtcAATCTGATAAAAGATATAAATGTTAATGACTAAATTTGTCATTATACTTAATATTTATGCTTAAAGCTATAAAAAGACcttaagaaaaatattaataaattaattacgaCATCAACTTAATTGGCATCCAATTGAGCTCttgttattaataataaaaaaattaattaagctcatTTGTTAACAGTTTTTGACTTTGACCACatttaacattaaaatcaattaaCATGTAACCCGCCAAAAATTTTCGATAAGCCACGTGGCACTATTCTAGGATCGAGTACAATGAATTTGCAAGAAAGATGGAATAAGAGTTAGATAAAGGATTTTATGAAAGGAAATATTCATGTTAGAGATGGAAATCAAAGAAAAGTATTGTGGATATGAGAATATAATAAAATGGAGATTGCAATTTCGAGAAAGTTAGAGcattaaaatgcaatttgaccaaaaataaataagaacTTTTATTGACTATTTGACATgagaataaattataatatataatggtATGGTGAAAATCACTTTTGAAACCAAATTAGATAAGATTTGAAGAAACGAGgactaagttataaaattttcattttttccaaGAAAAGGGTAAATATATGATTTTCATTACCCAATTAtttttattaagcattaaatGAGAATTATGGAATTTTGAGTtgatttataattatttgttGTGAAGAAATTGTATTTAGAGGCATAAAGGGGAAAAAAGATAATTTGATTCtataagattattttattatttctcgaGAATTTTATGTTGAAAATATTATTTGGATGATACttttgatatataaaatttat
This window of the Gossypium hirsutum isolate 1008001.06 chromosome A09, Gossypium_hirsutum_v2.1, whole genome shotgun sequence genome carries:
- the LOC107888872 gene encoding uncharacterized GPI-anchored protein At3g06035, whose protein sequence is MAFSKLSLFFSLLLLSFLSLNSLVSCDTDEEDNLLKGINDYRASLNLTILKKNDNAECLADELADQFKNQPCTNSTGANTVPGTEPQFANYPNLLAKCHLNVSNTRDGAVMPACVPNLVPNLVLTNFTQSQYNDNLNDTKYTGVGIGSDGDWIVVVLTTGTPEGSYSPATGAASVASKIGLIYHVLFLVMAAFYLL